A genomic segment from Dasypus novemcinctus isolate mDasNov1 chromosome X, mDasNov1.1.hap2, whole genome shotgun sequence encodes:
- the LOC101410631 gene encoding EZH inhibitory protein: MATQSYWEKQQKQEQPESTRDEMPIGHKNKVVPACFGTSSSDLVAWVPPESSDQSPSGSVYSISEGSSTTAAVSIIVETPGMPSTGCGQVKRSSKHRRSQSSHADHKCAVAETGQDIQTMHAGSKVTMGKPTRGTGQIRGHVTQTKSTGNNRGNKYPYSKEPAQPQNAVSLLTRDSRPQFSEPLPPSSPRSQPSRSLRSQASTSSHVSRPGPALRSHATPPGPALRSRTTPTAPGLHHRASQPGPALRSRASGPGPALRSRTTPPGPALCRRTTRSGPARRSRASGPSPAFRSRITPPGPALGSLATPPSLALRSRASRSGPALRSRATRSGPARRSRASGPSPAFRSRITPPGPALRSLATPPSLALRSRASRSDPAPRSRATPRGPAPRSRATPRGPALRSRSNPRGPALRSRAVPPGPAVRSRATPPGPALRSRATAPGPAPRSCASRLVPDRHSRATSPGPALRSRVSRSGPVLRSCATQRRSALRRQPSPPGPTGQGPSSPPAFALRRLVFQGRSNSPDPEVPSLASQPARALRMRASSPSPPGRYFPFLALLDGESSTTSSPPGSPSLGPSSSPSGLSDWSASSSLPGCFGLSSISTPSPASLRRALLPELDALSPASPRE, from the coding sequence ATGGCCACCCAGTCATACTGGGAGAAGCAGCAGAAGCAGGAGCAACCTGAATCCACCCGGGATGAAATGCCCATCGGGCACAAGAACAAGGTCGTCCCTGCCTGCTTCGGAACCAGCAGCTCAGATCTTGTTGCCTGGGTTCCTCCAGAATCAAGCGACCAGTCTCCATCTGGCTCTGTGTACAGCATCTCGGAAGGTTCCTCCACCACTGCTGCAGTTTCGATCATTGTTGAGACCCCCGGGATGCCTTCCACAGGCTGCGGGCAGGTGAAAAGGAGTTCCAAGCACCGAAGAAGCCAGAGTTCTCACGCAGACCATAAATGTGCGGTGGCCGAGACCGGTCAGGATATCCAGACCATGCACGCGGGCAGCAAAGTCACCATGGGGAAACCCACAAGGGGCACTGGCCAGATCAGGGGACACGTGACCCAGACCAAGAGCACAGGGAACAACAGAGGCAATAAGTACCCCTACAGCAAGGAGCCTGCCCAGCCTCAGAATGCTGTGAGTCTTTTGACTAGGGATTCCAGGCCTCAGTTTTCTGAACCTTTGCCGCCATCTTCTCCAAGGTCTCAGCCCAGCCGCAGCCTTCGTTCTCAGGCTTCTACAAGTAGTCATGTATCCCGCCCAGGCCCTGCACTTCGAAGCCACGCCACACCACCAGGCCCTGCTCTCCGAAGCCGCACCACTCCGACGGCCCCTGGTCTTCACCACCGCGCATCACAGCCAGGCCCGGCTCTCCGCAGCCGCGCATCCGGGCCCGGCCCAGCTCTCCGCAGCCGTACCACACCGCCAGgcccagctctctgcaggcgcaCAACCCGGTCAGGCCCTGCTCGCCGTAGCCGCGCATCCGGGCCGAGCCCAGCCTTCCGCAGCCGTATCACCCCGCCAGGCCCTGCTCTCGGCAGCCTTGCTACGCCCCCGAGCCTCGCTCTCCGCAGCCGCGCATCCAGGTCAGGCCCTGCTCTGCGCAGCCGAGCAACCCGGTCAGGCCCTGCTCGCCGTAGCCGCGCATCCGGGCCGAGCCCAGCCTTCCGCAGCCGTATCACCCCGCCAGGCCCTGCTCTCCGCAGCCTTGCTACACCGCCGAGCCTCGCTCTCCGCAGCCGCGCATCCAGGTCAGACCCTGCTCCCCGCAGCCGCGCCACCCCGCGGGGCCCTGCTCCTCGCAGCCGCGCCACCCCGCGGGGCCCTGCTCTTCGCAGCCGCTCCAACCCGCGGGGCCCAGCTCTTCGCAGCCGCGCCGTCCCGCCGGGCCCTGCAGTTCGTAGCCGCGCCACCCCACCGGGCCCTGCTCTTCGCAGCCGCGCCACCGCGCCCGGCCCTGCTCCCCGCAGCTGCGCATCCAGGCTGGTTCCTGATCGCCACAGCCGCGCCACCTCGCCGGGCCCTGCTCTCCGCAGCCGCGTATCCAGGTCAGGCCCTGTCCTCCGTAGCTGCGCCACCCAGCGAAGATCAGCCCTCCGCAGGCAACCCTCTCCACCTGGGCCAACTGGCCAGGGTCCCTCGTCCCCGCCTGCTTTCGCCTTAAGAAGGCTTGTCTTCCAGGGCCGTTCAAACTCCCCTGATCCGGAAGTCCCAAGCCTTGCCTCCCAGCCCGCTCGTGCGCTCCGCATGCGTGCCTCCTCACCCTCACCTCCAGGcagatattttcctttcttggcgCTGCTAGATGGTGAGAGTAGCACCACCTCCTCTCCCCCTGGGTCTCCTAGCCtgggcccctcctcctctccctctgggTTGTCTGACTGGAGcgcctcttcctctcttcctgggtgtTTTGGCCTGAGTTCCATCTCCACTCCTAGCCCTGCTAGCCTTAGGCGTGCCTTGCTGCCTGAGCTAGATGCCCTGAGCCCTGCATCTCCTAGAGAGTAG